TACACCTGCCGCCGGGAAGATCAGAAATAAACGGAGAAATGTCTACGCCCGCCACCGACCGGCCGTCTTCTGCGCGTATTTTCACGGCCGACCCGAGGGCCACGACCCGCTCGCGGCCGTCGCCCGGCAAGTGGTCGTACACACCGTCCTCCAGCGCCCTGAGGAGCGTGGACTTACCGTGATAGCCACCCCCGGTTATCACCGTGACACCCGAGGCCAGGCCCATGCCGCGCACCATGCCGGCATTGGGAGCCGTCAGCTCGACCTCCAAGGAGGCAGGCGACACGAACTCCACGACGCCGTCGCCGAGAGGACGGTCGTCGACACCGCTTTTGCGAGGCAACACGCTGGCGTTGGCCACGAAGGCCACCAGCCCGTGTTCGGTCAGCTGTTCCCTGAGCGCGCGCGAGTCTTCCACGGTCTGAACGTGAAGCTCCAACTCGGCAGCGTCCTGGCTCTCGTAGTNNNNNNNNNNGGTGGCAGCGACGAGGTCGGGGAGGTCATCGCAGAGCATGGCCTCGGCCTCGCGTGCCGCGATCCGACGCCCACGGGCGGGAAGTCCGGCGGTAAACCGGAGCTCGAGGGCACCGTCTTCGCCCACCATGACCGCGCTCTGCTCGATCACTTGCTGCCCCGGACATTCCATTTTCAGTCGCCCGCTTTTGCCCGAGCCACGGCTGCAGCTGCTGCGCAGGGCCAGCAAGGCGAATCGCCTGGCTACGTAGTCGCCCAGCGCGATCCTGCGAACCCGGCTGCTGTAGAGCGCGGGAGGAAAACCCGCAACGTCGCCTTCCACCCTTACGCCCAATCGCGACGGTCCGGCGAAGGGGTCACCCTGCACGCGGACGAGTTCGAAACAGAAATCGCCGAAGTCATAACGACCGCGCAGGTCCTTGTAGGCGGGGTAGCCGCGGCCCTCCAGCCGCAGCAACGAGGCCCTGAGATCGTCGCAATTCACATGCCCGGATTACTCCCCCCGAGCCGACTCATCAACCGGCGGCCAGCAACTGCCTCGCCGGCCGAGGGAAACAACGCGCCGCGGGAAGGCGGCCGAGGGAAACAACGCGCCGCGGGAAAGCGGCGCTTCAGCTCAGGCCGTAGCGGCCCAGCTTACGCCACAGGGTAGAGCGGCTCATGCCCAGCGATTCCGCGGCTTTTCCGCGGTGTCCGCGGGCTTCGCTCAGGGCAGCCATGAGACGATTGCACTCCTGGTCCTGCACGGGCGTCAGGTCGCGCGCGAGCCCGGCCGAACCGGCCGGCTCAACCACCCTCGAAGAAATAACCACCGGGGGCGGAGAAGTCCCGGCCGCGCCGAGAAGCTCGGGCGGCAGATCGTCCATCCCTAACTTGTCGCCGCGACACATCACCACGGCGCGCTCCACGGCGTTGCGCAGCTCTCTCAGGTTGCCCGGCCAATGCCAGGTCTCGAGAGCCTTCATGGCTTCTTCGCTTATCGATCCGGGGATCTCTTGGTACTTGCCTCGCAGTTCTTCGAGAAAGTGCCAGAACAGGGCAGGTACATCGCCGCTGCGATCTCGCAGTGGCGGAATCGACAACATTACCACTCCGACGCGGTACCTGAGATCTTCGCGCAGGCTGCCCTGCTCAACGGCAACGACCGGGTCACTGCTGGTCGAAGACAGCACCCTGGCGTCCGAACGACCGACATCGCCGGCAGCGCCGCGCACGAAACTGCCGTCTTCAAGAAAGCCGAGCAGGCGCGACTGCACGGAGAGGGGCGACTCCGCGACCTCGTCAAGGTACAGCGTCCCCCCATCGGCACGCGCGAGGGCTCCCGCACTGTCAGCGGAATCGCTCTCGCCCCCGTCACCGAAGAGATCAAGCTCGAGGCTGGCCTCGCCCAGGGCGGCGCAGTTGACGGTTTCACAAGACGCGCGACGACGATCGCCCAGCGCGTGTATCGCCCGCGCAACCGTCTCCCGGCCCGTGCCGGCCTCGCCCACGATGAGCACCGGGCAATCGCTCCGCGACACCTTCTCGAGTTGGAAAAACATGTCGAGCATGGCGCGGGAGTTGGTGTACACCCCCTGGAAATTGCGCAGCCCATGCGGCTTCGGTCGTTGCAAATATTGTTTCATACTGTCGCATCATTGTGCCACAGACCCCAGCCCCCCGAAAGGGGGGTCAGGCAGCTTTGGCGGCTTAAGTGCCAGGGCTCGATACCGGCTCCACTGCCTTTATAGCAAAAGGAGCGTATCCCGGTTACTTTCCGGGCGTGGCGACGAGCGAAAAAGGCAGCGATAAAGCTGGCCAGACTGACAAAAACAAGGCCATCGTGGCCAGCCCGCGTGGTTTCTGCGCGGGCGTGAGCTACGCCATAGATATAGTCAACACGGTACTCGAGCAGCACGGGCCGCCGGTCTACGTGCGCCACGAAATCGTCCACAACCGCCACGTCGTCGAAGACCTGCGAAGCCGAGGCGCCCGCTTCGTGGAGGACCTGGCCGACGTACCGAGCGGCAGCCTGCTCGTGTTCAGCGCCCACGGCGTGTCGCCGGCCATCAGGCAGCAGGCCGACCAACTGGGCCTGCGCGTGGTCGACGCCACCTGCCCACTGGTGACCAAGGTACACCTGGAGGCCGCCCGGTTCGCCGGCCAGGACTACGACATCCTCCTCATAGGCCACCGCGGCCACGTGGAGGTCGAGGGCACCCTGGGCCACGCGCCCGAGCGCATGCAACTGGTCGAAACGGTCGAAGACGTTGCCAAGGTTCGGGTGCGCGACCCCGAACGCGTGGCGGTGGTGACACAGACCACCCTGTCGGTGGACGACACCCGCGAAATCATCTCGGCTATCCGCGAGCGCTTCCCAGCCGTAAGCACGCCCGGACGAGACGACATCTGCTACGCGACCCAGAACCGCCAGGAAGCGGTCAAGGCGCTCGCGCTCCGCTGCCGCGTAGTTTTCGTGCTGGGCTCACCCAACTCGAGCAACGCCAACCGCCTGGTCGAGGTAGCCCGCAGCGCAGGGGCTCACGCCACGCTGATTGAAACCGCTGCCGACATTTCCGAAAAAGACCTTGCCCACAATCTGAACAAGCGAGACGCGAGTGGCCGCCAGGCCGTGGGCGTAACGGCCGGCGCGTCGACCCCGGAACTGCTGGTGCAACAAACGCTGGCGCGCCTGCGAGAACTCGGCTCCACCGAGGTCGAAGAGCTGCGTACCGCCGAAGAGCGAGTCACCTTCTCCCTGCCGGCCAAACAGATAGAAAACGCCTGACCGTCGCCAGATCGTGCGCGCGGCCGTATTCATAGCACTGTTTGATTTCCTGGCGCTGGGCGCACTGGGGGTGTTCTTTCCCTACTTCAGCATGTACCTGCACTCCACCGTCGGCCTTTCGGCCACGCAAACGGGCTTGGTATTTGCCATCACGCCCGCCACCGGCATGCTCGCCCATCCACTGTGGGGCCAACTCGCCGACCGCAGTGGCTCGCGCACCCGCGTGCTCGCGCTGGTGAGTTTCGGTGCCGCTGCTGGCTTCGTGCTGCTGGGTCAACTCGATGGTTTCTGGCCCTTGGCGCTGGGCACGGCAGTGATGGCGCTGTTTATGACCGCGATAATTCCCCTGGCGGTTTCTATCACCCTGGCGACAGTGCAGGACCTCGGCCGCCACGCTTATGGCCTGGTCAGAGTGTGGGGCACCGTAGGATTCCTGGTATCGGTGGTCGCGTTTCCCCGCCTGCTCGCCAGTACCGGGGCACAGCCGGGTGACCTGTCGTTAATGATGCCGGCCGCCGCGTTGCTGTTTGCCTCGGCCGGCCTGGTGGCGCTCGCCCTACCTCGCGGCAAGACAGTGTCGGCACGGGCCGAACCCCACGACTATCGACTGTTGCTGTCCGAACCATCGTTCCTGCGCATGCTGCTCTTCATCCTGCTCGCGTACCTCTTCCTGCAAGGACCCATGTCGCTGTTTCCGCTGTTCGTCGAATCGCTGGGCGGCGGCGTCAACATGGTTTCGGATATGTGGATAATCATGCTGCTGCTTGAGCTCCCGCTGGTAGCCATGATCGGCATGGTGCAGCAGAAGGTCGGCGCGCGCGGATTGCTGGCCATCGGGCTTTTGTCGGGTTCGGCCAGGTGGCTGGTGTCGGCGTGGTCTAACGACCTCAACATTGTTTATGCCGCGCAACTTCTTCACGGCGTCACAGTGATGGGCCTGATACTGGGCGCGCCGCTCTACGTCGACGCGGTGGTCCCCGCCCGGCTGCGGTCAACCGCCCAGGGAGTCCTGGCCATGGCCGGCGTGAGCCTGGGCGGGGTGTTGTCCAACCTCATGACCGGCTGGATGAGCGACGCACTGGGTCCGCGCTCGCCAGCGCTGGCGGGAGGGCTGGGCGCGCTGCTGCTCGCCCTTGCAATGTCGCGGCTGCTGCCGCCACTCGCAGACTCGGACCCGAGCCACGACGGTCGCGACAAGGACAACGGCCTTGCAAACCGCGGCGCCAGGACCGGCGAGCTTCCCCAACCCGAGCAATCGGTTGAGGCCGGCATCTAGCAACCCGGGGTGAAGCAGTCCGCGTCAGTCTTCGTCGCCGGGGTCACCGTCAAAATTCAGCGACAGCGAATTGATGCAGTAGCGCAATCCGGTCGGTGCCGGGCCGTCAGGAAAAACATGGCCGAGGTGTGAGTCGCAGCGCGAACAGACCAACTCTGTGCGCTGCATGCCGTGACTCGAGTCGCCATGCTCCTCCACCTTGTCGGCACCAGCAGTGCTGCTGAAACTGGGCCAGCCGCTTCCCGAATCAAACTTGGCGTCGGAGGAGAACAGTTGCTGCCCACAACCCGCGCAGAGGTAGACCCCCGCTTGCTTGTTGTCGCAGTACTCGCCGCTGAAGGCCGGCTCGGTGCCCGCGCGTCGGCATACCGCGTAGCGTTGCTCGCCCAACTGGGCCAACCACTGCTCATCGCTTTTCTGTAACTTTTTTTTCATGCCTGTTCTCCACTCGAGAGCCTGTCGCCCGCCAGCTTGCAATCGACGGGCGCAAACACCGCCGTACCGCACATCTCGGCGGTCGCAGTCCCGGACGGCGGCGATATATCAGTCCGGGTATTCCACGCGCACGCGGCCGCCAAGGGCCACGGCCTGGCAGGTGAGCACCCAACCGTCCTCTACCTCGGCGGGGGTGAGCACGTCATTGCGCAGCATTTTCACTTCACCCTCTACCAGCTGCGCCATGCAGCAGGCGCAGTAGCCCTCGGTGCAGGAAAACGGCACCGAGATCCCAGCCGCCTGGGCCGCCGCCACCACGGTCTGTCCGGGCTCGGGCTCGAGCTCGTGCTCGCGACCGTCAATGACGACCACGACCTTGATCGCTTCGCCGCTGTCGGCCGCCTGTTCGCGCGCCTGCTCGGCTGCCTTTTTCTGCTCGCGGGCCAGCTCTTCGTCGTCGACGTCGGCGGGCGACACGAAGTGCTCAACGTGCACCTGCTCCACGGGCACCAGCTCATCGCGCAGGCCCTGCTCGACCACCTCCATGAAGGGGCCGGGGCCGCACACGAAGAACTCCCTGTCGCCGTTGCCGGCCGACAATGCGCGCACGCCCGAAAGATCGAGAAAGCCATCGCTGTCGTCGTAGCGCCGTTGCAGGTCAAAGCGGTCGCCGTAGCGGCTTTCTAGCTGGGCCAGCTCGGCGTCAAAGATAACGCTGTCGTGGTCGCGGTTGGCGTAGAGCATGCTCACACTGCGCGAGCCGCTGACCAGGGCCGTCTTAAGAATGGATATAACGGGCGTGATGCCGCTGCCGCCGGCAAAGAGAAAAAGATCGCGCTCGCCCCCCCCGTCGCTGCCAGCCCCACCGTGGCCGAGATGAAAGTGCCCGGCCGGCGGCAGCACCCGGAGAACGTCGCCCTCGGCGACGTTCTCGTTCACCCAGTTCGACACCCTGCCGTCTTCCACGCGCTTGATTGTAACCTTGTGCTCGGGGTCACTGTCGGGCGAGCTGGCAAGCGAGTAGCAGCGATCGAGGCTACCGTCCTGCCAGGGCACCCGGAGGGTGAGAAACTGTCCTGCCCTGTAGCTGAACACCTCGGCCAGCTCGACCGGTATGTCAAAAACCAGCGAACAAGCGTCGCTGGTTTCACGAATCACCCGCGAGACGGTCAGTTCGTGCCACTGGTGGCGAGGATCGGGAGAAGACTGCATCAGCGGAGTCTGCTTGCTGCGCGCAGTAGACTCAACGGCAGGGGCAGCTGCCGACAGGCCGGGTAATTGTGTCACGCGACGGCATCCGTGTAGAAAGGGGCGTGGGAAAACGAGAGCAGGTCGAAGCGCTTATCTACGGTTACGCCGAACTTCTCGACGCTGGCGACCTGGCGGGAGTCGCCGCGTTGTTTGACCAGGGCAGTTATTGCTTCGGTGAGGACGTCGTCATCTCGGGGAGCGAAGAACTGCTGTCGATCATGCAGGCGACGGTCATACTCTACGACGGCAGCCCTCGCACCCAGCACGTTACCGGCAACCTCATTCTCGAGTTCGACGACGACAGCTGCCTGGCGCGCTCACGCTACACCGTGCTGCAATCGGTAGAGGCCGGTGAGCTCACGGTGGTCGTCGCCGGTCGCTACCACGACCGCTTCAAACGCGACGACGGACATTGGCACTTCAGCGAACGTCGCGTGTTCATGGATCTCGTGGGCGACGCCTCGCGCCACTCGCGCTTCGAACTCACGACGGGCTGACAGCGCGGGCTTAAGGTGCCGATGGCGGCGAGGAGCGCCTGCGCAGGCGGCGCTCAGTGCGCCGACTTCCCGCGGGAGTGAGGTACACGCGGATCTCCGGGCCGTTGCTGCTCCGCCAGTCGGGGCGAAAAACCTTGACCAGTTCGTTCGATGCAAACACGCGCTGGTAAGCCGCCGCCTGCTCGGGGTAACGCTCGGGGTGGTTAACAAAGCGGCCGTAATCACCGCTGCTCGCCACCAGGTAATCAAAGCCGGCGAGTCCGCCGCTGCGCGCGAGGCCACCGTAGCCCAGGCGGGTTGGCCACAAGCGCCCCGCGGCCAGGGGCGGTGTGTAGTGCTCCAGAGCGACGGTGCTTCGCCGCGGCAGGTTCTGCTGCATCCAGTTCATGGCAAGCAAGCGGGTGTCGGGCAGGCGAGCCAGGCGCAGGTGCGCGGCCGAGCGCGAGGCCTGTTGCCAAGCGCCCGCCACCAGCACGAGCAACAACAGCGAGCGCAGCAGCATCGCGCCCCTGGCTCCACCTGGTTTTGCACTGGCCTGCCAGGCCGTGGCCGCGCCCACCGCCGCCAACGCCCCCAGGGCGGGAAGCAGTACGACCGCGTTGCGCTCAAAGTGCACCGGGTAGGCGCCCATGAAAGCAAAGTAGAGGAGCGGGAAGCCGCCGAGCACGGCCGCCGTCGACCCCGCGCGCATGCACAGGGCCGCCGCGCCAATGCCCGCCAACAACAACTGCGGGCCACCGAACTTTCGCAGCAAGGTGGCCCAGTAAGCCGCGTAGCTCGTGGCCGCTCCCGTCCCGGCTCCCGGATGTTGATTGTAAGCGTCGCTCTGCAGCACGAGGAAGCGCCACAGTTCACCCGGCTCGACCAGGGCGAAGGGAGTGCTGACAAGAAAGGCGCCCACTGCCGCCGCGCCACCCGCCAGCAGGCGGCGGTCGAAGAGCGCCGCCAATGAAAACCCGCGCGACAGGTGAACCGCCACCAGTGCCAACGCCACCAGGCCACCGTTGTACTTGCTGCCGGCCGCGAGGCCAGCCATCGCGCCGGCCAGCAGGTAGTCGCGCACAGCGTCGTGGCCGCGGGCCACGCGCAGGCAGGCCAGCAGGCAGGCGCTTACCCAAAGGGTGGCCGGCATATCGGTGGTGATCAACATCGACTGTCCCAGGTGCAACACCGACACCGCAACAAGCGCCGCGGCGAGCAGCGACCAGGCCCTCGCACCCGCCGCTCGCGCGCAGGCCCAGGCCAGGGCCAGGGTCGCGGTGCCCAGTGCCGCGGTCAGTACGCGCCCCCACCAGTAGTAGTCGGCCATCTCGGGAGCGGCACGTCCGCCCAACGCCGACAAACCGCGCAGCAACCCGGCCACCGCGGCCTGCGCGTAAATATAAAAGGACGGGTAAAGGAAGCCGCCCGGGTGGGCGCTGCCGCTGTCGAGCATACGCAACGCCGGGTCGATGAGCTTGTTCTCATCGGGGTGAAGGAGCAGGGGCAAGCCCCACCGGGCACCCGCCACTCGCGCCAGCAGCGCCACGAGCAACAACAGCGCGAGCAGCTGCCGACCACTGACCCGGCCTTTGATGGCTTCGAACATTGCTCCAATCATGGCACAAATCCGCCGCGTGCACCCCGGCAGGACCACGCCACGGCAAGCGACCTCGCAAGTGTTTGCCGCCGGTAAGCCTTTCGCTTTTCACTACGTCGCCCACGTGGAAAGGTGCGGCATGAGAAAAATACCGCTGATATTCGTCTCGCTGTTGCTGACATCTACCCTTGGAGCCGGGCTCGCAACGGCCGACGACTGGGACCCCGCCGATTTTGCCGACCGCGATGTCCTCGAATTGCGCACCGAGCGCGAGGGTGAGGGCGAGCACTGGTTCAAGGTCTGGTTGGCCGTCGTGGACAACCAGCTCTACGTGCGCCTCGGCGGACGTGCAGCCGACCGTATAAACGGCAACACGGCCGACAGCCTCGGCCTGCGCGTGGCCGCTTCGCAATACGAGGTCAGCGGTACCCCGGCCCCGGACATGGCTGAGAAAGTAGCGGCGGTCATAGCCGATAAGTACCCGAGCGACTTCCTCATACGTTTTTTTCCCCACCCCCTCACCCTGAGGCTTGAACCGGTAGCAGACTGAT
This genomic stretch from Candidatus Binatota bacterium harbors:
- a CDS encoding sigma-54-dependent Fis family transcriptional regulator, whose amino-acid sequence is MKQYLQRPKPHGLRNFQGVYTNSRAMLDMFFQLEKVSRSDCPVLIVGEAGTGRETVARAIHALGDRRRASCETVNCAALGEASLELDLFGDGGESDSADSAGALARADGGTLYLDEVAESPLSVQSRLLGFLEDGSFVRGAAGDVGRSDARVLSSTSSDPVVAVEQGSLREDLRYRVGVVMLSIPPLRDRSGDVPALFWHFLEELRGKYQEIPGSISEEAMKALETWHWPGNLRELRNAVERAVVMCRGDKLGMDDLPPELLGAAGTSPPPVVISSRVVEPAGSAGLARDLTPVQDQECNRLMAALSEARGHRGKAAESLGMSRSTLWRKLGRYGLS
- the ispH gene encoding 4-hydroxy-3-methylbut-2-enyl diphosphate reductase, encoding MATSEKGSDKAGQTDKNKAIVASPRGFCAGVSYAIDIVNTVLEQHGPPVYVRHEIVHNRHVVEDLRSRGARFVEDLADVPSGSLLVFSAHGVSPAIRQQADQLGLRVVDATCPLVTKVHLEAARFAGQDYDILLIGHRGHVEVEGTLGHAPERMQLVETVEDVAKVRVRDPERVAVVTQTTLSVDDTREIISAIRERFPAVSTPGRDDICYATQNRQEAVKALALRCRVVFVLGSPNSSNANRLVEVARSAGAHATLIETAADISEKDLAHNLNKRDASGRQAVGVTAGASTPELLVQQTLARLRELGSTEVEELRTAEERVTFSLPAKQIENA
- a CDS encoding MFS transporter, which produces MVRAAVFIALFDFLALGALGVFFPYFSMYLHSTVGLSATQTGLVFAITPATGMLAHPLWGQLADRSGSRTRVLALVSFGAAAGFVLLGQLDGFWPLALGTAVMALFMTAIIPLAVSITLATVQDLGRHAYGLVRVWGTVGFLVSVVAFPRLLASTGAQPGDLSLMMPAAALLFASAGLVALALPRGKTVSARAEPHDYRLLLSEPSFLRMLLFILLAYLFLQGPMSLFPLFVESLGGGVNMVSDMWIIMLLLELPLVAMIGMVQQKVGARGLLAIGLLSGSARWLVSAWSNDLNIVYAAQLLHGVTVMGLILGAPLYVDAVVPARLRSTAQGVLAMAGVSLGGVLSNLMTGWMSDALGPRSPALAGGLGALLLALAMSRLLPPLADSDPSHDGRDKDNGLANRGARTGELPQPEQSVEAGI
- the msrB gene encoding peptide-methionine (R)-S-oxide reductase MsrB, translated to MKKKLQKSDEQWLAQLGEQRYAVCRRAGTEPAFSGEYCDNKQAGVYLCAGCGQQLFSSDAKFDSGSGWPSFSSTAGADKVEEHGDSSHGMQRTELVCSRCDSHLGHVFPDGPAPTGLRYCINSLSLNFDGDPGDED
- a CDS encoding ferredoxin--NADP reductase, yielding MQSSPDPRHQWHELTVSRVIRETSDACSLVFDIPVELAEVFSYRAGQFLTLRVPWQDGSLDRCYSLASSPDSDPEHKVTIKRVEDGRVSNWVNENVAEGDVLRVLPPAGHFHLGHGGAGSDGGGERDLFLFAGGSGITPVISILKTALVSGSRSVSMLYANRDHDSVIFDAELAQLESRYGDRFDLQRRYDDSDGFLDLSGVRALSAGNGDREFFVCGPGPFMEVVEQGLRDELVPVEQVHVEHFVSPADVDDEELAREQKKAAEQAREQAADSGEAIKVVVVIDGREHELEPEPGQTVVAAAQAAGISVPFSCTEGYCACCMAQLVEGEVKMLRNDVLTPAEVEDGWVLTCQAVALGGRVRVEYPD
- a CDS encoding nuclear transport factor 2 family protein, which gives rise to MGKREQVEALIYGYAELLDAGDLAGVAALFDQGSYCFGEDVVISGSEELLSIMQATVILYDGSPRTQHVTGNLILEFDDDSCLARSRYTVLQSVEAGELTVVVAGRYHDRFKRDDGHWHFSERRVFMDLVGDASRHSRFELTTG
- a CDS encoding phospholipid carrier-dependent glycosyltransferase yields the protein MIGAMFEAIKGRVSGRQLLALLLLVALLARVAGARWGLPLLLHPDENKLIDPALRMLDSGSAHPGGFLYPSFYIYAQAAVAGLLRGLSALGGRAAPEMADYYWWGRVLTAALGTATLALAWACARAAGARAWSLLAAALVAVSVLHLGQSMLITTDMPATLWVSACLLACLRVARGHDAVRDYLLAGAMAGLAAGSKYNGGLVALALVAVHLSRGFSLAALFDRRLLAGGAAAVGAFLVSTPFALVEPGELWRFLVLQSDAYNQHPGAGTGAATSYAAYWATLLRKFGGPQLLLAGIGAAALCMRAGSTAAVLGGFPLLYFAFMGAYPVHFERNAVVLLPALGALAAVGAATAWQASAKPGGARGAMLLRSLLLLVLVAGAWQQASRSAAHLRLARLPDTRLLAMNWMQQNLPRRSTVALEHYTPPLAAGRLWPTRLGYGGLARSGGLAGFDYLVASSGDYGRFVNHPERYPEQAAAYQRVFASNELVKVFRPDWRSSNGPEIRVYLTPAGSRRTERRLRRRSSPPSAP